In Vibrio alfacsensis, the following proteins share a genomic window:
- a CDS encoding ATP-binding protein yields MLRSKNRKTWLIIAIASVLISFCYTASREVARQWLNVQSQTDAQQKLLDYIGEVRRALKRFYHLPYLVTNNPETIAFVKGNLTYYEPIEAQLIQLDKAANTEGWLILSARGEVLVSSLVDERFSLPDRQAIVEQIHNQGGGVSLVNKTKGSSPLYYLAAPIYDGLDIAGIVVVQINLSLLTDQTLTSQDIITLQNRQQRFILSSSAPYNADWFNEQNNIINVETQRLYDDTIIRVWTLQKQRYFAHTVKLDDLDWYVSYLSPIKPVQQTINMVGWGVVALLLLILLLSIIGVQRHQKNLNQRRIQALLEESQRRLKQMINKTHVGLLLIDEQGKLFDLNPMAKRLFSLPESVNRETSAWELFNAGNQNSTTLTLLKDLPKHRELAEISNAETLARRSDGSVFPILFSLTRFPLHGEQYFLATLIDISKRKKAEQSLQQVNQELAQRVEERTQALKEAQSQLIESSKMAALGRMSSAITHELNQPLTGLRTLLTTNELLIERGEVDMVKANNVLIQKLIDRMASMTRQLKTFAYSKPENLQAISLTAALEETLRLYQSQLAPIDVRVRIPHELAPIKGEEQRLLQVLGNLISNALDAMIETNQPQLNLIVNPMGKQIELTISDNGCGVPEEQLGSIFEPFQTSKKIGKGLGLGLAITANNMRDMGGSVSVKTNPQHGLTFHLLFQTASS; encoded by the coding sequence ATGTTGCGTAGTAAGAATAGAAAAACATGGCTAATCATCGCGATTGCTAGCGTATTGATTTCATTCTGCTATACCGCCAGTAGGGAAGTTGCCCGTCAATGGTTAAATGTGCAGTCACAAACCGATGCTCAGCAAAAACTACTTGATTATATTGGTGAAGTTCGACGCGCCCTTAAACGTTTCTATCACCTGCCTTATCTGGTCACCAACAATCCAGAAACCATCGCTTTTGTGAAAGGGAACCTCACTTACTACGAGCCGATTGAGGCCCAACTGATACAACTCGATAAAGCGGCAAATACAGAGGGTTGGCTAATTCTATCCGCTAGGGGAGAAGTCTTGGTATCTAGCTTAGTTGATGAGCGCTTTAGTCTACCGGACCGCCAAGCTATCGTTGAGCAAATACATAACCAAGGCGGCGGTGTTTCTTTGGTCAATAAAACCAAGGGTTCTAGTCCGCTCTATTATTTAGCCGCCCCCATTTATGATGGCCTCGACATTGCGGGGATTGTTGTCGTACAAATAAACTTAAGCTTGCTCACCGATCAGACTCTTACCAGTCAAGACATCATCACTTTGCAAAATCGTCAGCAACGCTTCATCTTATCAAGCAGTGCCCCATACAACGCAGACTGGTTTAATGAACAGAACAATATCATTAACGTTGAAACCCAACGCCTTTACGATGACACGATTATTCGAGTCTGGACGCTGCAAAAACAGCGGTATTTTGCACATACCGTCAAACTCGATGATTTGGATTGGTACGTCAGTTACCTCTCTCCGATTAAACCCGTTCAGCAAACGATTAACATGGTTGGCTGGGGTGTCGTCGCCCTATTATTGTTAATCCTTTTACTGTCAATTATTGGTGTACAGCGTCATCAAAAAAATCTCAACCAACGACGAATTCAAGCACTACTGGAAGAATCTCAGCGCCGCTTAAAGCAAATGATCAACAAGACTCATGTTGGGTTGTTATTGATTGATGAGCAAGGCAAGTTATTCGATCTTAACCCGATGGCAAAACGATTATTCTCTTTGCCTGAAAGCGTCAATCGTGAGACATCTGCTTGGGAACTTTTTAATGCAGGCAACCAAAATTCAACGACGTTAACGCTACTCAAGGACTTACCTAAACACCGAGAGTTAGCTGAAATTAGTAACGCAGAAACGCTCGCCAGACGAAGTGATGGCAGTGTGTTCCCGATCTTATTCTCTTTAACCCGCTTCCCTTTGCATGGCGAACAATACTTTTTAGCGACCCTTATCGACATCAGCAAACGTAAAAAAGCAGAACAATCACTCCAGCAAGTCAACCAAGAACTGGCACAACGAGTAGAAGAGCGCACGCAAGCCCTGAAAGAAGCGCAAAGCCAATTAATTGAATCGAGTAAAATGGCAGCCTTGGGCAGAATGTCGAGCGCCATTACTCACGAGTTAAACCAACCTCTAACAGGTTTGCGCACCTTGCTCACCACCAATGAACTGCTCATCGAGCGTGGTGAGGTGGATATGGTAAAAGCCAATAATGTTTTAATCCAAAAACTCATTGATCGCATGGCAAGTATGACTCGCCAACTCAAAACCTTTGCTTACAGCAAACCAGAAAACCTTCAAGCAATATCGCTTACAGCCGCATTGGAAGAAACATTACGTCTCTACCAGTCTCAACTTGCCCCTATCGATGTGCGAGTACGAATCCCTCATGAATTAGCACCAATTAAAGGGGAAGAGCAAAGGTTACTCCAAGTACTCGGAAACCTTATATCTAATGCTCTAGATGCCATGATAGAAACCAACCAGCCACAGCTAAATCTTATTGTTAACCCAATGGGAAAACAGATCGAATTAACCATCAGTGATAATGGCTGTGGCGTACCAGAGGAACAGTTAGGCTCAATATTTGAACCATTCCAAACATCAAAAAAAATTGGGAAAGGGCTAGGCCTTGGATTAGCCATCACCGCAAACAACATGCGAGATATGGGGGGAAGTGTTTCAGTAAAAACGAATCCACAGCACGGTCTCACGTTTCACTTACTGTTTCAAACCGCATCATCCTGA
- a CDS encoding sigma-54-dependent transcriptional regulator produces MAFDDIPKIALIEDDEIVRQATSQWLQLAGFDVASFCSGLEGQAAILSQDFDAIVSDVRLPDTDGLLILETLTSNQIRTPIILITGHGDVDMAVSALQKGAFDFIEKPFLPERLSERVKEAVETYRAQASTQVRHEYLASVSGLEEVLIGRSRAMQQLREQIAKLARMDTNVIIYGETGSGKELVATSLHNESRRYAHHFVPINCGAIPESLFESELFGHEAGAFTGASKKRIGKLEYADKGTLFLDEIESMPLPMQVKVLRSLQEHTVERVGGNKQIAIDLRVIAAAKEDLNDHEEFRQDLYYRLNVGQIYLPPLREREDDALILFEHFAVQSNPDYRPLSSADRKAIQTYAWPGNVRELRNVAIRFALDDAISVMEILSTRPSSTTEETQTGVPLVIQLHNFERKVLHDSLVRHQGHISEVMLELDLPRRTLNQKMQKFGLNRADYTYTNRSK; encoded by the coding sequence ATGGCGTTTGATGATATCCCCAAGATTGCTCTGATCGAAGACGATGAGATCGTGCGGCAGGCAACAAGCCAATGGTTGCAATTAGCAGGGTTCGACGTTGCTTCATTTTGCTCAGGTTTGGAGGGGCAAGCGGCCATTTTGTCTCAAGATTTTGATGCAATTGTGAGTGACGTGCGTTTACCCGATACCGATGGTTTGTTGATTTTAGAGACGCTAACTAGCAATCAAATAAGAACGCCGATCATACTGATCACTGGCCATGGCGATGTCGATATGGCGGTAAGTGCATTGCAAAAAGGGGCCTTTGATTTTATTGAAAAGCCGTTTTTACCTGAACGCTTATCCGAGCGAGTTAAAGAAGCCGTAGAAACGTATCGTGCGCAAGCCTCAACTCAAGTTCGGCATGAGTACTTAGCCAGTGTCAGCGGGCTTGAGGAAGTTTTGATTGGACGAAGTCGAGCCATGCAACAACTGCGAGAACAAATTGCAAAGCTGGCAAGAATGGATACCAACGTGATCATTTATGGTGAAACTGGCAGCGGTAAAGAGCTCGTTGCAACTAGCCTCCATAATGAGAGTCGACGTTATGCCCATCATTTTGTTCCGATTAACTGCGGCGCAATTCCTGAAAGCTTGTTTGAAAGTGAATTGTTTGGTCATGAAGCGGGTGCATTTACAGGAGCAAGTAAAAAGCGCATTGGTAAATTGGAGTATGCGGATAAAGGCACATTGTTTTTAGATGAAATTGAGAGTATGCCGTTACCGATGCAGGTCAAAGTGTTACGTTCATTGCAAGAGCATACTGTCGAGCGAGTCGGTGGAAATAAACAGATCGCGATAGATTTGCGGGTGATCGCTGCCGCAAAAGAAGATCTTAACGATCATGAAGAGTTTCGACAGGATCTTTATTATCGACTTAATGTTGGGCAAATTTATTTGCCGCCATTGCGAGAACGAGAAGACGATGCCTTGATACTGTTCGAACACTTTGCCGTTCAAAGTAATCCAGATTATCGTCCTTTAAGTAGCGCGGATAGAAAAGCTATCCAGACTTATGCTTGGCCCGGTAATGTACGTGAACTGCGTAACGTGGCGATTCGTTTTGCTTTGGATGATGCGATTTCAGTGATGGAAATTTTATCAACGCGCCCGTCTTCTACGACAGAAGAAACCCAAACTGGTGTGCCATTGGTTATACAGTTGCACAACTTTGAACGTAAAGTATTGCATGATTCGTTGGTTAGACACCAAGGGCATATTAGTGAGGTCATGCTAGAGCTCGATTTACCACGTCGAACGCTTAACCAAAAAATGCAAAAATTTGGATTGAATCGGGCCGACTATACTTATACTAATCGTAGTAAATAA
- a CDS encoding TRAP transporter permease produces MSESMEKELQKFELPTRSDFPWVTTTITVFGVVLSALHIWFNTLSTLPELWISATHFAGFAVICALWYPAHISLKQSKFALAVDVLIACGAIACLVYIPYAEDALYERGVKFVTSDWVFAIMAILIVIELIRRTMGWFIPVLIVVCLSYVVLWGKWATGIFHFPGLSMETLLYRSFYSSEGMFGSISRISWTFVFMFILFGAFLVRSGVGDYIINVARAAAGKIIGGPGFIAVIGSGLMGSVSGSSVANTVSTGVISIPLMQKAGFPSRFAAGVEAAASTGGQLMPPVMGAGAFIMASYTQIPYVDIIAVSFIPALIYFLSVAFFVRIEAKRSGVQKITTSDESLFKVLISGWHNLIPLVVLVTLLVQGFTPTYAAGLSIISVVVASWFSKEHKMGPKAIIEALSQGAKNMATTAVLLVGIGLVINVISTTGIGNTFSLMIDGWANGDLFIMIVLIALASLVLGMGLPVTAAYIVLGTLSAPALYKLIAENQLLELMMSGQLPEQAKAIFMLAAPDKLDLLNAPMALETAKEMVALVPADFMETLLEQSLGIEAVGLALLAAHLIIFWLSQDSNVTPPVCLTAFAAATIAKTPPMRTGLMAWKIAKGLYLVPLLIAYTGLVSWDVTSVITVGFFAIIGTYSLIGAIEGYLEGPLNILLRLVLVITGTLLVWHDIPVLVRVACCGIFVAIFIYSSRKFKLQQSPLSVL; encoded by the coding sequence ATGAGCGAGTCAATGGAAAAGGAATTGCAGAAATTTGAACTGCCTACACGCAGTGACTTTCCGTGGGTAACGACGACAATCACAGTGTTTGGAGTTGTACTGTCTGCTTTGCATATTTGGTTTAACACCTTATCGACATTACCAGAACTTTGGATCTCGGCGACCCACTTTGCTGGATTTGCTGTGATTTGCGCACTTTGGTATCCCGCCCATATCTCCTTGAAACAGAGTAAGTTTGCTCTTGCCGTCGATGTGTTAATCGCTTGTGGTGCTATTGCTTGTTTGGTCTATATTCCGTATGCCGAAGATGCGCTATACGAGCGCGGAGTCAAGTTCGTCACTAGTGATTGGGTATTCGCCATTATGGCGATATTGATAGTGATAGAGCTCATCAGACGTACAATGGGCTGGTTTATTCCAGTGCTCATCGTGGTGTGTTTGAGTTATGTCGTCTTGTGGGGGAAATGGGCAACCGGTATTTTTCACTTTCCTGGTTTGAGCATGGAAACCTTACTTTACCGAAGCTTCTATTCTTCAGAGGGCATGTTCGGTTCTATTTCTCGCATCAGTTGGACCTTTGTCTTTATGTTCATCTTGTTTGGTGCGTTCCTTGTTCGCTCTGGGGTGGGAGATTACATCATTAATGTCGCTCGTGCAGCGGCAGGGAAAATCATTGGTGGCCCAGGATTTATAGCTGTTATTGGCTCTGGTTTGATGGGGTCGGTATCGGGGTCTAGTGTTGCAAATACAGTATCGACAGGTGTGATTAGTATTCCGTTGATGCAAAAAGCTGGTTTCCCATCGCGCTTTGCGGCCGGAGTAGAAGCGGCGGCATCGACGGGTGGGCAATTGATGCCACCCGTGATGGGCGCAGGTGCGTTCATTATGGCGTCTTATACTCAAATTCCTTATGTGGACATCATTGCAGTATCGTTTATCCCTGCGTTGATTTACTTTTTGTCTGTGGCTTTCTTCGTTCGTATTGAAGCAAAACGCAGCGGGGTCCAAAAGATCACAACGAGCGACGAGTCACTGTTCAAAGTTTTGATCAGTGGTTGGCACAACTTAATTCCGCTGGTGGTATTAGTCACCTTGTTGGTGCAAGGCTTTACACCAACGTATGCGGCGGGCTTGTCGATCATTTCTGTCGTTGTGGCATCTTGGTTTTCAAAAGAGCACAAAATGGGGCCAAAAGCGATCATTGAAGCGCTCTCTCAAGGTGCGAAAAACATGGCGACCACCGCAGTATTGTTGGTGGGCATCGGCTTGGTGATCAACGTGATTAGCACGACAGGGATTGGGAATACTTTTTCGCTCATGATCGATGGCTGGGCAAACGGTGATTTATTTATCATGATTGTCCTTATTGCCCTCGCATCTCTCGTTCTTGGCATGGGGTTGCCCGTCACGGCGGCCTACATTGTGTTGGGCACACTGTCTGCTCCTGCCCTATATAAATTGATAGCTGAAAACCAATTGCTTGAGCTTATGATGTCAGGTCAACTGCCTGAACAAGCGAAAGCCATTTTCATGCTCGCGGCACCAGATAAGTTAGATTTACTCAATGCACCAATGGCATTAGAAACGGCAAAAGAGATGGTCGCGCTCGTGCCCGCTGATTTTATGGAAACACTTTTGGAGCAAAGCCTCGGAATTGAAGCCGTTGGCTTAGCTTTGCTGGCTGCACACCTGATTATTTTCTGGTTGTCGCAAGACAGCAATGTCACGCCACCAGTGTGTTTGACTGCTTTTGCGGCGGCAACGATAGCGAAAACACCACCAATGCGCACAGGTCTTATGGCTTGGAAAATTGCTAAGGGTTTGTATCTGGTTCCGTTGTTGATTGCTTATACAGGATTGGTCAGTTGGGATGTCACATCTGTTATTACTGTTGGCTTTTTCGCCATCATCGGCACCTATTCATTGATTGGTGCGATTGAGGGCTATCTTGAGGGGCCGTTGAACATTTTATTGCGTCTGGTACTGGTGATTACCGGTACGCTGTTAGTCTGGCACGATATTCCAGTGCTAGTTCGCGTGGCATGCTGTGGCATTTTTGTCGCTATCTTTATTTACAGCAGTCGCAAGTTCAAATTGCAACAGTCTCCGCTATCGGTTTTATAA
- the brnQ gene encoding branched-chain amino acid transport system II carrier protein yields MLSARNIAALGFMTFAMYLGAGNLIFPPFLGYQAGENFLSGMSGFLLTGVGLPAIALVIVAIVNGSDKLTAALPKPLATSFWVMVFIVIGPAFVIPRAITVAYQFSFAPTFGDMALMPFTIAFCIITILFALYPGKLIDNLGKILTPALMAILVVMSVTALVYPAGELTSATGPYVDGAFAEGLTQGYMTMDALGSIGFGWIIFRAIRSMGVDCPKATAKYTLIAALMYAIAMTFVYVSLSYIGSTSSYLGSEFSNGGDILTAFTFNHFGAFGSLLLGAVMVLACLTTAIGVTTAGSEFYDSTFSKVNYKGCVITTMVLAGLIANVGLEQLLAITLPAVVALHPVAIALMIMAPIRNKMSQMMVVITTCTALTFGCIDTLHILDYMPEVTNQWLNNNMPLYKYFASWIVPTIMIVILGVLTYRAKRHVAFEHSTT; encoded by the coding sequence ATGTTAAGCGCACGCAATATCGCCGCTTTGGGCTTTATGACTTTTGCCATGTACTTAGGTGCAGGTAACCTGATCTTCCCGCCTTTTTTAGGCTACCAAGCAGGAGAAAACTTCCTTAGTGGAATGTCCGGTTTTCTATTAACGGGAGTTGGACTACCTGCAATAGCACTTGTGATCGTTGCCATTGTTAATGGTTCTGACAAGCTGACTGCTGCTTTACCTAAACCTTTGGCAACCAGTTTTTGGGTGATGGTATTTATCGTGATTGGTCCAGCATTCGTGATTCCGCGTGCTATTACTGTCGCTTACCAATTCAGCTTTGCGCCAACCTTTGGTGATATGGCACTCATGCCTTTTACTATTGCTTTCTGTATTATCACTATTCTGTTTGCCCTCTACCCGGGTAAGCTAATTGATAACCTAGGCAAAATCTTAACGCCTGCATTGATGGCTATCTTGGTCGTCATGTCAGTCACAGCATTGGTTTACCCTGCTGGTGAACTGACATCAGCAACGGGACCATACGTGGATGGAGCATTTGCAGAGGGGTTAACTCAAGGCTATATGACGATGGATGCGTTGGGCTCGATTGGCTTTGGTTGGATTATCTTCCGTGCAATTCGCAGCATGGGGGTGGATTGCCCTAAAGCCACTGCGAAGTACACGCTTATCGCGGCTTTAATGTACGCAATTGCAATGACATTTGTTTATGTATCATTGTCTTATATTGGGTCAACGAGTTCTTATCTAGGCTCAGAATTCAGTAATGGTGGAGACATATTAACAGCGTTTACTTTCAACCACTTTGGTGCCTTTGGATCTTTACTATTAGGCGCGGTCATGGTTTTAGCATGCTTGACAACAGCGATTGGTGTTACCACCGCGGGCAGCGAGTTCTACGACAGCACCTTTAGCAAAGTGAACTACAAAGGCTGTGTGATCACAACGATGGTACTGGCGGGTTTGATCGCAAACGTAGGTCTAGAGCAGCTACTTGCTATCACTTTGCCAGCCGTTGTTGCCCTTCATCCCGTCGCAATTGCACTAATGATAATGGCACCCATACGCAACAAGATGTCTCAGATGATGGTGGTTATTACCACATGTACCGCACTTACTTTTGGATGCATCGATACCTTGCATATTCTCGACTACATGCCAGAAGTGACAAACCAATGGCTAAACAATAATATGCCGCTATACAAGTACTTTGCCAGCTGGATAGTTCCAACAATCATGATAGTCATATTAGGAGTACTCACTTATAGAGCTAAGCGGCACGTTGCTTTCGAACATTCTACGACTTGA
- a CDS encoding TAXI family TRAP transporter solute-binding subunit yields MKMNKLVKALAVAVTSFGIAANAVAEDRSYILATASTGGTYYPVGVALATLSKVKLAPKHHFSLSAISSAGSGENVKLLNENEAQFAILQGLYGAWAWSGEGPYAKSGRQEQLRSVSMLWQNVEHFIVRTELAKTGTVSDLNNLDGKKFSIGKKNSGTENSGRQIMKGLNVNPDKFNLAFMGYGGSASALQNGTIDGMNTPAGVPVGAVTQAFAALGKDISILSFTDEQIKEANGDYNLWTKYEIPANTYPGLDKPVTTIAQPNFLAVREDISEDDVYQLTKAIYENLPFLQGIHKATKAMAIEKAIAGLPVPLHPGAVRYYKEMGIEVPADLIIQ; encoded by the coding sequence ATGAAAATGAATAAGCTAGTTAAAGCTTTGGCTGTCGCTGTGACTTCTTTTGGCATTGCAGCAAATGCGGTTGCTGAAGATCGTAGCTATATTTTGGCGACAGCATCCACCGGGGGTACTTATTACCCAGTAGGTGTTGCACTTGCTACCTTGAGTAAAGTGAAACTGGCACCCAAACATCACTTTTCTCTTTCAGCGATCAGTTCGGCAGGATCGGGTGAAAACGTTAAATTGCTGAATGAAAACGAAGCTCAATTTGCTATTTTGCAAGGTCTTTATGGCGCGTGGGCATGGTCTGGTGAAGGGCCATATGCTAAGAGCGGTCGTCAAGAGCAACTACGCTCTGTTTCGATGCTTTGGCAAAACGTTGAGCACTTTATTGTTCGTACGGAGTTAGCGAAAACGGGCACTGTCAGTGACTTGAATAACTTAGATGGAAAAAAGTTTTCAATCGGTAAAAAGAACTCAGGTACAGAAAATTCAGGTCGTCAGATCATGAAAGGCCTCAATGTGAATCCAGACAAATTTAATTTGGCATTCATGGGCTACGGCGGCAGTGCAAGTGCACTTCAAAATGGAACGATTGATGGGATGAATACGCCGGCAGGTGTCCCTGTTGGTGCGGTAACACAAGCGTTTGCCGCTCTAGGAAAAGACATTTCGATTCTTTCGTTTACTGATGAGCAAATCAAAGAAGCGAACGGTGACTATAACCTATGGACGAAATATGAGATCCCAGCAAATACCTACCCAGGCTTAGATAAGCCAGTGACAACAATCGCACAGCCAAACTTTCTCGCCGTGCGTGAAGACATCTCTGAAGACGATGTTTACCAGTTAACCAAAGCGATCTACGAAAATTTGCCTTTCTTACAAGGTATCCATAAAGCGACCAAAGCAATGGCAATTGAAAAGGCGATTGCAGGCCTACCTGTGCCGTTGCACCCAGGAGCCGTTCGTTATTACAAAGAGATGGGCATAGAGGTCCCTGCTGATCTGATCATTCAATAG
- a CDS encoding glycoside hydrolase family 1 protein — protein sequence MIKFPEHFLWGGAIAANQVEGSYNLGGKGLSTSDMLPNGILSPHQTREERTPGIKDVAIDFYNRYPEDIALFKEMGFNCLRLSLAWSRIFPNGDESEPNEEGLAFYDKIFEELAEHNIQPFVTLSHYEMPYALVENYGGWGDRRVIDFFERYARTVLERYKDKVKLWLTFNEINMSLHAPFTGVGLQEDANEQEIYQAIHHQLVANAKAVKLCQKIVPNGKIGNMLLGAINYPYTCNPDDVLAAMHENNKWLFFGDVQTRGQYPGYMTRYFRENGIEIQMEAGDLEEIASASVDFISFSYYASGCASADPKQKEVGNIVDSVPNPYLEKSQWGWLIDPKGLRVLLNFLHDRYQKPLFIVENGLGARDELDENGEIQDDYRIAYLNDHLVQAHEAMLDGVELMGFTSWGPIDLVANSTAEMSKRYGFIYVDRHNDGQGTLERKRKKSFFWYQDVIRTAGGSLKS from the coding sequence ATGATTAAGTTTCCAGAACATTTTCTTTGGGGCGGTGCCATTGCAGCCAACCAAGTAGAAGGGTCGTACAACCTTGGGGGGAAAGGGTTATCGACATCAGACATGCTGCCAAACGGTATTCTGAGCCCACATCAAACCCGTGAAGAACGCACTCCAGGTATCAAAGACGTAGCGATCGATTTCTACAACCGCTACCCAGAAGACATCGCTCTATTTAAAGAGATGGGCTTCAACTGTTTGCGTCTTTCTTTGGCGTGGAGTCGCATTTTCCCAAATGGTGATGAGTCAGAACCCAACGAAGAGGGTTTGGCATTCTACGATAAGATTTTTGAAGAGCTTGCTGAGCACAATATTCAACCTTTCGTGACACTATCTCACTACGAAATGCCTTACGCATTGGTTGAAAACTATGGCGGTTGGGGCGATCGTCGCGTTATCGATTTCTTTGAGCGTTACGCACGCACGGTTCTAGAACGCTACAAAGACAAAGTAAAACTGTGGCTCACGTTCAATGAAATCAACATGTCTTTACACGCACCATTTACTGGTGTTGGCTTGCAAGAAGACGCCAATGAACAAGAGATCTACCAAGCGATTCACCACCAATTGGTTGCGAACGCGAAAGCAGTGAAACTGTGTCAGAAAATCGTACCAAACGGCAAAATTGGTAACATGCTACTTGGCGCTATCAACTACCCATACACCTGTAACCCTGATGACGTTCTTGCCGCAATGCACGAAAACAACAAATGGCTGTTCTTCGGTGATGTGCAAACACGCGGTCAATACCCGGGTTACATGACGCGCTACTTCCGAGAAAATGGCATTGAAATCCAGATGGAAGCTGGCGACTTGGAAGAAATTGCGTCGGCAAGTGTCGATTTTATCTCATTTAGCTATTACGCCAGTGGCTGTGCGAGTGCAGATCCAAAACAAAAAGAAGTCGGTAACATCGTCGATAGCGTGCCAAACCCATATCTCGAAAAGAGCCAATGGGGTTGGTTGATTGACCCAAAAGGTTTGCGCGTTCTATTGAACTTCCTACACGATCGCTACCAAAAGCCACTATTTATTGTAGAGAATGGACTAGGTGCACGTGATGAACTCGATGAAAACGGTGAAATTCAAGATGATTACCGCATCGCTTACTTGAATGACCACCTAGTGCAAGCTCATGAAGCAATGCTAGACGGCGTGGAACTCATGGGCTTTACGAGTTGGGGGCCTATCGATCTCGTAGCGAACTCAACGGCAGAAATGAGCAAACGTTATGGTTTTATTTATGTTGACCGCCATAACGATGGTCAAGGTACGTTAGAGCGCAAACGCAAAAAGAGCTTCTTCTGGTACCAAGATGTGATTCGTACTGCCGGTGGGTCATTAAAAAGCTGA
- a CDS encoding GGDEF domain-containing protein: MLWLINARLLQSIRSLSFQDALTGLLNRRAMEDVIPNLVAKTVAKQEPLSIIMTDIDNFKYINDEFGHLAGDNTIVSVANIMSRNLPKEAQVIRFGGDEFMVVLPKYTAHQAAEHAETLRHSIKNASCQGSKEKRITMSFGVAEIKSGERLHDVISRSDHALYHSKEQGRDRVTMLSAKTASFKQPFYEQRA, encoded by the coding sequence ATGTTGTGGTTAATCAATGCAAGGCTGCTGCAATCCATCAGAAGTTTATCGTTTCAAGATGCCCTAACAGGATTACTCAATCGAAGAGCAATGGAAGATGTGATTCCCAATCTCGTTGCAAAAACCGTTGCCAAACAAGAACCGCTAAGCATCATCATGACGGATATCGACAACTTTAAGTATATTAACGACGAGTTTGGTCACTTAGCTGGTGACAATACGATTGTCAGTGTCGCCAATATCATGAGTCGAAATCTGCCCAAAGAGGCTCAAGTGATACGCTTTGGCGGGGATGAGTTTATGGTCGTTCTACCAAAGTACACTGCTCATCAGGCGGCAGAACATGCTGAAACGCTACGACACTCGATCAAGAATGCATCCTGTCAAGGCAGCAAAGAGAAAAGGATAACCATGAGTTTTGGTGTTGCTGAGATAAAATCTGGAGAGCGATTACACGACGTTATTTCTCGCTCCGACCATGCACTTTACCATTCAAAAGAACAAGGTAGAGACAGAGTCACCATGCTATCAGCTAAAACAGCAAGTTTTAAACAACCGTTCTACGAACAACGTGCATAA